One Keratinibaculum paraultunense genomic window carries:
- a CDS encoding MBOAT family O-acyltransferase yields MVFSSVTFIYYFLPVVLLMYYLVPDKYKNLFFLLASLFFYTWGEFKYILLIIISIIANYFFGILFKNKKITKKYILIFACIFNIGLLGIFKYASFFINTINNVFNMNIIIPNIRLPLGISFFTFQALSYIIDVYRGEVPVQTKITDLALYIVAFPQLIAGPIVRYNTVNEQIQCRSHTSEKFSEGIKRFLLGLGKKTLLANPLAAVADASFGAIGNLTLLSSWLGLIAYTFQIYYDFSGYSDMAIGLGKMFGFEYEENFNYPYISKSVTEFWRRWHISLGTWFRDYVYIPLGGSRVGKVKNIRNLFIVWFLTGMWHGASWNFVIWGLYFGVLIFIERASKDFREKIPSYINMIVTFFLVMIGWVFFRAENYYLAYFKVLFNIGNIDLIDAQSRINFHDNIVILIFSFILATPLFKNLVNRLYKKLNKVLIDLIDTMFYIFILLMSTIYLVNSTYNPFIYFRF; encoded by the coding sequence ATGGTGTTTAGTAGTGTAACTTTTATATATTATTTTTTACCTGTAGTTTTACTAATGTATTATTTAGTTCCAGATAAATATAAAAATTTGTTTTTTTTATTAGCAAGTTTATTTTTTTATACTTGGGGTGAATTTAAATATATATTATTGATAATTATTTCTATTATAGCAAATTATTTTTTTGGGATTTTGTTTAAAAATAAAAAAATAACTAAGAAGTATATACTAATATTTGCATGTATATTTAACATTGGTTTGTTGGGAATTTTTAAATACGCAAGTTTTTTTATAAATACAATTAATAATGTTTTTAATATGAATATAATTATACCTAATATTAGATTACCTTTAGGCATTTCTTTTTTTACTTTTCAAGCATTAAGCTATATTATTGATGTATATAGAGGAGAAGTGCCAGTGCAAACTAAAATTACAGATTTAGCTTTATATATAGTAGCTTTTCCACAGCTAATAGCTGGACCTATAGTTAGATATAATACTGTTAATGAGCAAATACAGTGTAGGAGTCATACATCTGAGAAATTTTCAGAGGGTATTAAAAGATTTTTATTAGGTTTAGGAAAGAAAACACTTTTAGCAAATCCTCTTGCTGCTGTAGCTGATGCTAGTTTTGGAGCTATAGGAAATTTAACTCTTTTATCTTCTTGGCTAGGATTAATAGCGTATACTTTTCAGATATATTATGATTTTAGCGGTTATTCAGATATGGCAATTGGACTAGGTAAAATGTTTGGATTTGAATATGAAGAGAATTTTAATTATCCATATATTTCCAAAAGTGTAACAGAATTTTGGAGGCGTTGGCATATTTCATTAGGCACATGGTTTAGAGATTATGTTTATATTCCCCTAGGAGGTAGTAGAGTAGGCAAAGTAAAAAACATAAGGAATTTATTTATTGTATGGTTTTTAACAGGAATGTGGCATGGTGCTTCTTGGAATTTTGTGATATGGGGACTTTATTTTGGAGTCTTGATATTTATCGAAAGGGCAAGTAAAGATTTTAGGGAAAAGATACCATCATATATAAATATGATAGTTACATTTTTTTTAGTTATGATAGGCTGGGTATTTTTTAGGGCTGAAAATTATTATTTGGCTTATTTTAAAGTTTTATTTAATATAGGAAATATAGATTTAATAGATGCACAAAGTAGAATAAATTTCCATGACAATATAGTTATTTTAATTTTTTCTTTTATATTAGCAACTCCGTTGTTTAAGAATTTAGTGAATAGATTATATAAAAAATTAAACAAAGTTTTAATAGATTTAATTGACACTATGTTTTATATTTTTATATTGTTAATGTCAACGATTTATTTAGTAAATTCTACATACAATCCATTTATATATTTTAGATTTTAA
- a CDS encoding HDIG domain-containing metalloprotein has protein sequence MERKVPTREEAFELLKKYNKSESLINHALAVEAVMRHFAELFEEDVEKWGIIGLVHDLDYEMYPDKHCEKTKEILEEENWPEDYIRAIMSHGWEICTDVEPIEKMEKVLYTIDELTGLINATALMRPTGISDMKVKSVKKKWKDKSFAAGVNREIIAKGAEMLGMDLNEVIAETIEGMKKVSKEIGLK, from the coding sequence GTGGAAAGAAAAGTTCCTACAAGAGAAGAAGCTTTTGAGCTTTTAAAAAAGTATAATAAAAGTGAAAGCTTAATAAATCATGCATTAGCAGTAGAAGCAGTTATGCGACATTTTGCAGAGTTATTTGAAGAAGATGTGGAAAAATGGGGAATCATAGGTTTAGTACATGATTTAGATTATGAAATGTATCCTGATAAACATTGTGAAAAAACAAAGGAAATATTGGAAGAAGAAAATTGGCCGGAAGACTATATACGTGCCATAATGAGTCATGGTTGGGAAATCTGTACTGATGTAGAACCTATTGAAAAGATGGAAAAAGTATTGTATACCATTGATGAATTAACAGGGTTAATTAATGCCACTGCTTTAATGCGTCCTACTGGGATATCAGATATGAAAGTAAAATCTGTAAAGAAGAAGTGGAAAGATAAATCCTTTGCTGCTGGTGTCAATAGGGAAATAATTGCAAAAGGAGCAGAAATGCTTGGAATGGATTTAAATGAAGTAATTGCAGAAACTATAGAAGGTATGAAAAAAGTATCAAAAGAGATTGGATTAAAATAA
- a CDS encoding phospho-sugar mutase, with amino-acid sequence MDYLEKYNYWLSSEYFDEDTKKELESIRDNEEEILDRFHTNLTFGTAGMRGKIGAGTNRMNKYTVSLATQGLAETIKARGKDAMKRGVAIAYDVRHFSKEFAEITASVLAANGIKVYLFDDIRPTPLLSYTIRKLGTISGVVITASHNPKDYNGYKVYWEEGSQILDDIAEEILNNINAIGDFSNVKFMDLEEGLNKALINYIGKEIDDEYIEDVKSLALNEDIDKDIKIVYTPLNGTGNKPVRRVLRERGFENVFVVPEQENPDPDFTTVGYPNPEDIKAFDYAIRLGKEKNADLLIATDPDCDRVACMVKDFNGEYVALNGNQTGALLVKYILSSRHRDGTIPKNGAIVKSIVTGDLGKAIAKEYNVATIETLTGFKNICGKANEFDKTGEYTFIMGYEESIGYVYGTIVRDKDGVISSMLIAEMTAYYKKQGKTLLDELNEIYKKYGYYFEKLISIVLEGVEGQERINRIMDSFREDPIRNIGDMKLMKIIDYLNDETGNPKSNVLKYYFDDGSWYAIRPSGTEPKVKVYIYSKDKEKQASKNKIKAIEKATMDRIESIK; translated from the coding sequence ATGGATTATTTAGAAAAATATAATTATTGGTTAAGTAGCGAGTATTTTGATGAAGACACTAAAAAAGAATTAGAGTCTATACGAGATAATGAAGAAGAAATATTGGATAGATTTCATACAAATTTAACTTTTGGAACTGCTGGAATGCGTGGTAAAATTGGTGCTGGTACTAATAGAATGAATAAATACACTGTATCTTTAGCAACTCAAGGGTTAGCTGAAACCATTAAGGCAAGGGGAAAAGATGCTATGAAACGAGGAGTTGCTATTGCATATGATGTAAGGCATTTTTCTAAAGAGTTTGCTGAAATTACTGCTAGTGTATTGGCAGCAAATGGTATAAAGGTTTATTTATTTGACGATATACGTCCTACTCCTCTTTTATCCTATACTATTAGAAAATTAGGCACTATATCTGGTGTTGTGATTACTGCTAGTCATAATCCTAAAGATTATAATGGATATAAGGTATACTGGGAAGAAGGTTCTCAAATTCTTGATGATATAGCAGAAGAAATATTAAATAATATAAATGCTATAGGGGACTTTTCAAATGTAAAATTTATGGATTTAGAAGAAGGGCTAAATAAGGCGTTAATAAATTATATTGGAAAAGAAATAGACGATGAATACATAGAAGATGTAAAAAGTCTTGCACTAAATGAAGATATAGATAAGGATATAAAAATAGTATATACTCCATTAAATGGTACAGGGAACAAACCTGTTAGAAGAGTTTTAAGAGAAAGAGGATTTGAAAATGTATTTGTAGTACCTGAACAGGAAAACCCAGATCCAGATTTTACTACAGTAGGTTATCCTAATCCAGAGGATATAAAAGCTTTTGATTATGCTATAAGGCTAGGAAAAGAAAAAAATGCCGATTTATTGATAGCTACAGATCCAGATTGTGATAGGGTAGCTTGTATGGTTAAGGATTTTAATGGAGAATATGTAGCATTAAATGGGAATCAAACTGGTGCATTGTTAGTAAAATATATATTATCATCTAGGCATAGAGATGGTACCATCCCTAAAAATGGAGCTATAGTAAAATCCATAGTAACAGGAGATTTGGGGAAAGCTATTGCTAAAGAATATAATGTAGCTACTATAGAAACTCTTACTGGATTTAAAAATATATGTGGAAAGGCTAATGAGTTTGATAAAACTGGAGAATATACCTTTATAATGGGGTATGAAGAAAGCATCGGATATGTATATGGTACTATAGTAAGGGATAAGGATGGAGTTATATCATCTATGCTTATAGCTGAAATGACAGCTTATTATAAAAAGCAAGGAAAAACTTTATTAGATGAATTAAACGAAATTTATAAGAAATATGGATATTATTTTGAAAAATTAATTTCAATAGTATTAGAAGGTGTAGAGGGCCAAGAAAGAATTAATAGGATAATGGATTCTTTTAGAGAAGATCCTATTAGGAATATAGGGGATATGAAGCTTATGAAAATTATAGATTACTTAAATGATGAAACAGGTAATCCAAAATCCAATGTATTAAAATACTATTTTGACGATGGTTCTTGGTATGCAATAAGACCTTCTGGAACAGAACCAAAGGTAAAAGTGTATATATATTCAAAAGACAAGGAAAAACAAGCTTCTAAAAATAAAATAAAAGCTATAGAAAAAGCAACTATGGACAGAATCGAGTCAATAAAATAA
- a CDS encoding alginate O-acetyltransferase AlgX-related protein — protein MRKNNYLLIISFLVIIFTVPIIGILKPDNKFSMVENRELQSFPILKKNKIEDFIKELDNYFVDQFPCRDRLVNIYTKIQLIGKNIEARNVLIVDDWLFTKDYNINMNSIEELANSIEKAVNKDKDINFYYIIFPNKTAMLADLYPKYIDGSISKSNNKLLNQRLEDIEGLNIINVLDTMLNEDSLEKRKKYYYKTDFHWNGEGAFRAFELVINHIEGDEVLKEAKNRIRRIDYKNKYFKGDLERRFSGNIKNKDIPIINEVIDAKDLVYYTSIDDTKQVDRKEIIAPKINKKAVNYNDIYTYNLSCIRIINKNAITDKNALVFKDSYFNAMVDPMSTIFSELIIIDPRFYKEDYSYNEIIEKKDLDYIFFCYHQSNIDKNLVQFLQQY, from the coding sequence ATGAGAAAAAACAATTATTTATTGATTATTAGTTTTTTAGTTATAATATTCACTGTTCCAATAATTGGAATATTGAAACCAGATAATAAATTTAGTATGGTAGAAAATAGGGAGCTGCAAAGCTTTCCTATATTAAAGAAAAATAAAATTGAAGATTTTATAAAAGAACTAGATAATTATTTTGTAGATCAATTTCCTTGTAGAGATAGATTGGTGAATATATATACAAAAATACAATTAATTGGCAAAAACATAGAAGCCAGAAATGTATTGATTGTTGATGATTGGCTATTTACTAAGGATTATAATATAAACATGAATTCTATTGAGGAACTTGCTAATTCTATAGAAAAAGCTGTAAATAAAGATAAGGATATCAATTTTTATTATATAATTTTTCCAAATAAAACCGCAATGTTGGCTGATTTGTACCCTAAATACATTGATGGGAGTATAAGTAAAAGTAATAATAAATTACTAAATCAAAGACTTGAAGATATAGAAGGACTAAATATAATAAATGTATTAGACACAATGTTAAATGAAGATTCTCTAGAAAAAAGAAAGAAGTACTATTATAAGACAGATTTTCATTGGAACGGAGAAGGTGCTTTTAGAGCTTTTGAATTGGTTATTAATCATATAGAAGGGGATGAAGTATTAAAAGAAGCAAAAAATAGAATCAGAAGAATAGATTATAAAAACAAATATTTTAAAGGAGATTTAGAAAGGAGATTTTCAGGAAATATTAAAAATAAAGATATACCTATTATAAATGAGGTTATTGATGCTAAAGATTTAGTTTATTACACATCAATAGATGATACAAAACAAGTGGATAGAAAAGAAATAATAGCACCAAAAATTAATAAAAAAGCAGTTAACTACAATGATATATATACTTATAATCTTAGTTGTATTAGGATTATTAATAAAAATGCTATTACTGATAAAAATGCTTTAGTTTTTAAAGATTCGTATTTTAATGCAATGGTGGATCCAATGAGTACTATTTTTAGTGAATTAATAATTATTGATCCTAGATTTTATAAAGAAGATTATAGTTATAATGAAATAATAGAAAAAAAAGATTTAGATTATATATTTTTTTGTTATCATCAAAGCAATATAGACAAAAATTTAGTACAATTTTTACAGCAATATTAA
- a CDS encoding linear amide C-N hydrolase: MKKNNMCTGIKIDYKDGCVMGRTMDYEYPLNYNVLYLPRNYNYCNDLMGNPLYTKYKVMGVCFENKDPLKDGVNEHGLIGITNVFSGFNLYANQVEAEKVNISSLNYLNYALTNYKNVEEIVEDLPNIHMSAKDHKGEDVISPGFHFMFTDSSKRCIVIEPKKRELVCFENPYGVMTNSPGFESHIRRLKKNLDLENLEDFQSAKNLPGAYDPVSRYIKAFYLTKMNVKSNDHKEAFLNFYNIMGVMTLPNGFIRNKKYNYNTYTRYICAYDSKHRLLTVKSNTNPTVYQLEFKDIADENKRQAFFLDTSFKTEKLN, translated from the coding sequence GTGAAGAAGAATAATATGTGTACAGGTATAAAAATAGATTATAAAGATGGCTGTGTTATGGGAAGAACAATGGACTATGAGTACCCTTTGAATTATAATGTATTATATTTGCCAAGGAACTACAATTATTGCAATGATCTTATGGGCAATCCTTTATACACTAAGTATAAAGTTATGGGAGTTTGTTTTGAAAATAAAGATCCGTTAAAAGATGGTGTAAATGAACATGGGTTGATAGGAATTACCAATGTTTTTTCAGGATTTAACCTATATGCTAATCAAGTAGAAGCAGAAAAGGTTAATATATCCAGTTTGAATTACCTAAACTATGCACTTACGAATTATAAAAATGTAGAGGAGATAGTTGAGGACTTACCAAATATTCATATGTCTGCTAAAGATCACAAAGGTGAGGATGTAATATCTCCAGGCTTTCATTTTATGTTTACTGATTCTTCTAAAAGGTGTATCGTTATCGAACCTAAAAAGAGAGAATTAGTGTGTTTTGAAAATCCTTATGGTGTTATGACTAATTCACCAGGATTTGAATCCCATATTAGAAGACTTAAAAAAAATTTAGATTTGGAGAATCTAGAAGATTTTCAATCAGCTAAGAATTTACCAGGAGCTTATGATCCTGTATCTAGATATATTAAAGCTTTTTATTTAACCAAAATGAATGTTAAATCTAATGATCATAAAGAAGCTTTTTTAAATTTTTATAATATAATGGGTGTAATGACTTTACCTAACGGTTTTATTAGAAATAAAAAATATAATTATAACACGTATACAAGATATATATGTGCTTATGATTCTAAACATAGACTATTGACTGTAAAATCTAACACCAATCCAACGGTTTATCAATTAGAGTTTAAAGATATAGCAGACGAGAATAAAAGGCAGGCATTTTTTTTAGACACAAGTTTTAAAACAGAAAAGTTAAATTAG
- a CDS encoding sugar phosphate nucleotidyltransferase has product MSGGIGTRLRPLTCQLPKPMVPIFNRPVMEYSINLLKEHGIEDIAVTLHYLPNKIKEYFKDGEKFDVNIKYYIEDKPLGTGGSVKNAQDFLDSTFVVISGDAFTNIDLTKAYEFHKEKGSKATLILKREAIPLEYGVVITDENGRIIRFLEKPSWGEVFSDTINTGIYILEPEVLDYYNKGDNFDFSKDLFPRLLMDNIPMYGYIAEEYWCDVGDIGSYIKTHEDIMKDFKKHYLLGEKVQNGIWIEKGTIIEKGAKLYPPVYIGQNCLICEGAIIEPYTIIGSDCVIKGGTSIKRSIIWENVIIEENCEIRKSVICNQVYMDKRSRLFEAVVGAHSKIYENTTIKPGVKIWPYKTIDENVIVKDNLIWGEGINKRLFGNRNITGIFNRDVTLEMIVSLGTAFATVIDNKGSYIISSDGNNLSKSIKNLLISGLLSTGSQVIDIEDGALPMCRFGIKYFNAQGGIYISTNKADEINIEFMDKRGVNIDKNTKRKIENSLITGDFNRCSSEEMEDVVSVNNFFKIYIREGKLSLKNIEKIKSRKPNINITSPSENIMKLAEEYLIGIGCNVKKMHYREEYTIEDVRKKVLEEDADLGVLFSIDGERIALTDGFNSIENERYWLLILSLGFKTGELKEAVVPYNFPRIVEKLANKYNANINYSKSNITDIMGTIIDKGIEFQYILNFDGIWAIGNILDYLYGQNMTLNKLLQEIPEYFYFKKEIPCQWEDKGNILRRLTEEGQQGKELIEGVRFIEDKGWAMIIPDEEKPIFNLYIEGYDEEYAEELGNLYDEKIKKLIKGF; this is encoded by the coding sequence ATGTCAGGAGGTATAGGTACTAGGCTTAGACCACTTACTTGTCAATTGCCAAAGCCAATGGTGCCTATTTTTAATAGACCAGTTATGGAATATAGTATAAACCTTTTAAAGGAACATGGGATAGAGGATATAGCTGTTACTTTGCATTATCTTCCCAATAAAATAAAGGAATATTTTAAGGATGGGGAGAAATTTGATGTAAATATTAAATATTATATTGAAGATAAACCATTAGGTACTGGTGGTAGTGTAAAAAATGCTCAAGATTTTTTAGACAGTACATTTGTAGTTATTAGTGGTGATGCTTTCACTAATATAGATTTAACAAAAGCCTATGAATTTCACAAAGAAAAGGGTTCAAAAGCTACATTGATTTTAAAAAGAGAAGCAATACCTTTAGAGTATGGTGTGGTGATCACTGATGAAAATGGAAGGATTATAAGATTTTTAGAAAAACCTAGTTGGGGTGAAGTATTTAGCGATACTATAAATACAGGAATATATATATTGGAACCGGAAGTGTTAGATTACTACAACAAGGGAGATAATTTTGATTTTAGTAAAGATTTATTTCCTCGACTATTAATGGATAATATTCCCATGTATGGATATATAGCAGAAGAGTATTGGTGTGATGTGGGAGATATAGGTTCTTACATAAAAACCCATGAAGATATTATGAAAGATTTTAAAAAACATTATTTATTAGGGGAAAAAGTACAAAATGGAATTTGGATAGAAAAGGGAACGATTATTGAAAAAGGTGCTAAACTATATCCTCCTGTATATATAGGGCAAAACTGTTTAATTTGTGAAGGAGCAATCATAGAACCTTATACAATAATTGGGAGTGACTGTGTAATAAAAGGAGGTACATCTATAAAGAGAAGTATCATATGGGAGAATGTGATAATTGAAGAAAATTGTGAAATAAGAAAATCAGTGATTTGTAATCAAGTGTATATGGATAAACGCAGTAGGTTATTTGAAGCTGTAGTGGGAGCACATTCTAAGATATATGAGAATACCACTATAAAACCTGGAGTAAAGATATGGCCATATAAGACTATTGATGAAAATGTTATAGTTAAAGATAATCTCATATGGGGTGAAGGGATTAACAAAAGACTATTTGGAAATAGAAATATAACGGGAATATTTAATCGAGATGTAACTTTAGAGATGATTGTTAGCTTGGGGACTGCTTTTGCTACAGTTATAGATAATAAAGGAAGTTATATAATTAGTAGCGATGGCAATAATTTATCTAAATCCATAAAGAATTTACTTATATCAGGATTGCTTTCAACAGGGAGTCAAGTTATAGATATTGAGGATGGTGCTTTGCCCATGTGTAGATTTGGAATAAAATATTTTAATGCACAAGGAGGTATATATATAAGTACCAATAAAGCTGATGAGATAAATATAGAATTTATGGATAAAAGAGGAGTTAATATAGATAAAAATACAAAAAGAAAAATAGAGAATTCCCTTATTACAGGAGATTTCAATAGATGTTCTAGTGAAGAAATGGAGGATGTAGTAAGTGTTAATAATTTTTTCAAAATTTATATTAGAGAAGGGAAATTGAGTTTAAAAAATATAGAAAAAATTAAGAGTAGAAAACCTAATATAAATATAACTTCTCCCTCTGAGAATATTATGAAATTGGCTGAAGAGTATTTAATAGGAATAGGTTGTAATGTAAAAAAGATGCATTATAGAGAAGAATATACTATAGAAGATGTTCGAAAAAAGGTATTAGAAGAAGATGCAGACTTAGGAGTATTATTTTCTATAGATGGGGAAAGGATAGCATTGACTGATGGATTTAATAGTATTGAGAATGAAAGATATTGGTTATTGATTTTAAGCTTAGGTTTTAAAACTGGAGAATTAAAGGAAGCAGTTGTTCCTTATAATTTCCCTAGAATAGTGGAAAAATTAGCTAATAAATATAATGCAAATATTAATTATAGTAAATCCAATATAACGGATATTATGGGAACTATAATAGATAAAGGAATAGAATTTCAATATATATTAAATTTTGATGGAATTTGGGCTATAGGGAATATATTGGATTATTTATATGGCCAGAATATGACTTTAAATAAATTATTACAAGAAATACCAGAATATTTTTATTTCAAAAAAGAAATTCCTTGCCAGTGGGAAGATAAAGGAAATATACTAAGAAGACTAACTGAAGAAGGACAGCAAGGAAAGGAGTTAATAGAAGGGGTTAGATTTATAGAGGATAAAGGATGGGCTATGATTATACCTGATGAAGAGAAACCTATATTCAACCTTTACATTGAAGGATACGATGAAGAATATGCTGAAGAGCTAGGAAATTTATATGATGAGAAGATAAAAAAGCTAATTAAAGGATTTTGA
- a CDS encoding carbohydrate kinase produces MTNREKEILELISKNPMISQKEIAEELEISRSAVAVHITNLMKKGYILGRGYIVKDSPYITIVGGTNVDIMGLPYEKLRMKDSNPGKVTISLGGVGRNIGENLSRLKVDTRLITVLGNDIYGKLMIEQGMKTGLDMSESLILQDKKTSTYIAILDETGDMNLAISSMDIFEEMNISFIQQKKELIENSTLCIVDTNIPKEVLKHMVSNFNVNFFLDTVSTTKAEKVKDIIGHFHTIKPNKLEAEILSGMKIVNKRDLRKVASYFIDMGTKRVFITLGDEGVYYLGEQEEVYMKVPKISIVNATGAGDAFMAGLAYSYFNGLDIENTLKISIGASIITLENENTINPNISVENIEKRIEELKL; encoded by the coding sequence ATGACTAATAGGGAAAAAGAAATATTAGAATTAATCTCTAAAAATCCAATGATATCTCAAAAAGAAATAGCAGAGGAATTAGAAATTTCTAGATCTGCTGTGGCTGTTCATATTACAAATTTGATGAAGAAAGGTTATATTTTGGGAAGAGGCTATATAGTGAAAGACTCCCCTTATATTACCATAGTTGGAGGAACTAATGTAGATATTATGGGTTTGCCTTATGAAAAGCTTAGAATGAAAGATTCCAATCCAGGAAAGGTTACTATTTCCCTAGGAGGTGTCGGAAGAAATATTGGAGAGAATTTAAGTAGACTTAAAGTAGACACTAGACTTATTACTGTATTAGGTAATGATATTTATGGGAAACTTATGATTGAACAAGGAATGAAAACAGGATTGGATATGTCAGAATCATTAATTCTTCAAGATAAAAAAACCTCCACTTATATAGCCATATTAGATGAAACTGGAGATATGAATTTGGCTATCTCATCTATGGATATATTTGAAGAGATGAATATATCATTTATTCAGCAAAAAAAGGAACTTATAGAGAATTCTACCCTTTGTATAGTGGATACTAATATACCCAAGGAAGTTTTAAAGCATATGGTATCTAATTTTAATGTTAATTTCTTTTTAGATACTGTATCTACAACAAAAGCAGAAAAAGTTAAGGATATAATAGGTCATTTTCATACGATAAAACCTAATAAATTGGAGGCTGAAATATTATCGGGGATGAAAATAGTAAATAAGAGAGATTTAAGAAAAGTTGCTAGTTATTTTATAGATATGGGAACTAAAAGGGTATTTATAACTTTAGGAGATGAGGGTGTATACTATTTAGGTGAACAAGAAGAGGTGTATATGAAGGTGCCTAAAATATCCATTGTAAATGCTACTGGAGCAGGGGACGCTTTTATGGCGGGATTAGCTTATTCATATTTTAATGGATTAGATATAGAAAATACTTTAAAAATCTCCATAGGTGCATCTATTATAACTTTGGAGAATGAAAATACCATAAATCCCAACATATCGGTAGAAAATATTGAAAAAAGAATAGAGGAGTTGAAATTATAA
- a CDS encoding pseudouridine-5'-phosphate glycosidase, with translation MNKYISIKEDVKKALEESKPVVALESTIISHGMPYPQNVKTALNVEKIIKDKGAIPATIAILDGQIKVGLSDEEIEYLGKANNVYKVSRRDLPFILSKELNGATTVASTMIIANLTGIKVFVTGGIGGVHRGAEKTFDISADLQELARTNVAVVCAGAKAILDLGLTLEYLETFGVPVVGFKTQEFPAFFTRTSGFNVDYKVDDEMELAKAIRTKWDLGLDGGIVVANPIPKEYEMNPVIINQAIEDALKEAEIKGIKGKEVTPFLLEKVKEITEGESLKSNVELVYNNARVGANLAIELEKVYKL, from the coding sequence ATGAATAAATATATAAGTATAAAAGAAGATGTAAAAAAAGCTTTGGAAGAATCAAAACCAGTAGTAGCTTTAGAATCTACAATTATTTCCCATGGTATGCCCTATCCTCAAAATGTGAAAACTGCATTAAATGTGGAGAAGATAATTAAAGATAAAGGTGCAATCCCAGCTACTATTGCCATATTAGATGGGCAAATTAAGGTAGGATTAAGTGACGAGGAAATTGAATATTTAGGAAAAGCTAATAATGTATATAAGGTTAGTAGGAGAGACTTGCCCTTTATATTATCTAAAGAATTAAATGGTGCTACTACTGTAGCTTCTACTATGATTATAGCTAATTTAACTGGTATTAAAGTATTTGTTACAGGAGGTATAGGTGGTGTTCATAGAGGAGCTGAGAAAACTTTCGATATATCTGCTGATTTACAAGAATTAGCAAGAACTAATGTAGCTGTGGTATGTGCAGGAGCTAAGGCTATATTGGATTTAGGTCTTACATTGGAGTATTTGGAAACCTTTGGAGTGCCTGTTGTAGGGTTTAAAACTCAAGAATTTCCTGCATTTTTTACTCGAACAAGTGGATTTAATGTAGATTACAAAGTAGACGATGAAATGGAATTAGCAAAGGCTATAAGGACAAAATGGGATTTGGGATTAGATGGGGGCATAGTAGTAGCTAATCCAATACCTAAGGAATACGAAATGAATCCTGTTATAATAAATCAAGCAATAGAAGATGCGTTGAAGGAAGCAGAAATTAAAGGAATAAAAGGAAAAGAAGTAACACCTTTTTTGTTAGAAAAGGTTAAAGAAATTACAGAAGGGGAAAGCTTAAAATCCAATGTAGAATTGGTTTATAATAATGCGCGTGTAGGAGCTAACTTAGCCATTGAATTGGAAAAAGTATATAAACTCTAA
- a CDS encoding nitroreductase family protein translates to MDVLSAIKDRRSIRKYSDKPVEEEKLLKVLEAARLAPSARNEQNWKFIVVKDPETKEKLTEAIGQSFVGEAPIILVSCGTETKSVMRGGQPRYTVDLSIATAYMILEAYEQGLGTCWLGSYDEDKVKKVLGIPEDVRVVAITPLGYPAESPAPRPRKELDEIVCYDKFC, encoded by the coding sequence ATGGATGTATTGTCTGCAATTAAAGATCGAAGAAGTATAAGAAAATATAGTGATAAACCTGTGGAAGAGGAGAAACTTTTGAAAGTTTTAGAAGCTGCAAGACTTGCACCATCAGCGAGGAATGAACAAAATTGGAAATTTATAGTTGTAAAGGACCCAGAAACGAAGGAAAAACTTACAGAAGCTATTGGCCAATCTTTTGTTGGGGAAGCTCCTATAATTTTAGTTAGTTGTGGTACAGAAACAAAAAGTGTTATGAGAGGAGGTCAACCAAGATATACAGTTGACTTATCTATTGCTACTGCATATATGATATTAGAGGCTTATGAACAAGGGCTTGGCACTTGTTGGTTAGGTAGTTATGATGAAGATAAAGTAAAAAAAGTATTAGGTATTCCAGAAGATGTAAGAGTAGTTGCAATTACACCTTTAGGTTATCCAGCTGAATCGCCTGCTCCTAGACCAAGAAAAGAACTTGATGAAATAGTATGCTATGATAAATTTTGTTAA